A stretch of Lathyrus oleraceus cultivar Zhongwan6 chromosome 6, CAAS_Psat_ZW6_1.0, whole genome shotgun sequence DNA encodes these proteins:
- the LOC127094616 gene encoding uncharacterized protein LOC127094616 — protein MESSKRNIYSFKFKDPDLRSLRDLVSQMHPVYRINFGKNYGNLLSILNQQVDHITLVTLAQFYDLPLRCFTFQDFQLAPTLEELERLVRIPMKNKPLFEGIDESLPLEIIASTLHMDEEEAEANLETKGNTKGFSLSFLLERAHTLLKAESWDACYSAIALAIYGVVLFPNMDGFVDMAAICVFLTGNPVPILLVDFYYYISHRYTKKKGLIACCTHLLYQWFLEHLLKTGAWVEQTDVSWPQRLGSLRSEDLSWYSKEYINMDIIFSCGDFPNLSLMGTQGCVNANPVLSLRQLGYPMEGPPEAKSLEAFLLLDFGVENANLFQRIKEAWKNVNRKGKADLGRANGITKEPYFHWVKERVEMIKMSFVIRTPAPLPKPKLTHVSIEEVEELKTIMAKLEKENEELQIKLLQTINEKNTMKWELERKEAQLQAHVEKFNKGEHKRKKIKV, from the coding sequence atggaatcaagcaaaagaaacatttacTCTTTCAAGTTCAAAGATCCCGACCTAAGGAGCTTACGTGACTTGGTCTCTCAGATGCACCCGGTGTACAGAATCAACTTTGGGAAGAATTATGGCAATCTGCTCAGCATCCTCAATCAACAAGTGGACCATATAACTTTAGTCACTTTGGCCCAATTCTACGATctacctttaagatgcttcacattccaagacttccaGCTAGCACCAACATTAGAAGAACTCGAGCGCCTTGTTAGGATTCCTATGAAGAATAAGCCACTATTTGAAGGGATAGATGAATCTTTGCCCCTTGAGATCATCGCTAGCACGCTTCACATGGATGAAGAGGAAGCAGAGGCTAACTTAGAGACCAaagggaataccaaaggattttcACTAAGTTTTCTCTTGGAGAGAGCTCATACCCTATTAAAAGCAGAAAGTTGGGATGCTTGTTACTCTGCCATTGCATTGGCCATCTATGGCGTCGTCCTGTTCCCGAATATGGATGGTTTCGTAGACATGGCTGCCATTTGTGTTTTCCTTACTGGGAACCCAGTACCCATTTTATTAGTTGATTTTTACTATTACATAAGCCATAGGTATACTAAGAAGAAgggattgattgcttgttgtACTCATTTATTATATCAGTGGTTTCTAGAACATCTTCTGAAGACAGGTGCTTGGGTTGAACAGACAGATGTTAGTTGGCCTCAGAGATTGGGATCACTCCGATCTGAAGATCTTTCTTGGTATTCCAAAGAATACATCAACATGGACATCATATTCAGTTGTGGGGATTTCCCTAATCTATCACTTATGGGAACTCAAGGATGTGTGAATGCTAACCCGGTTCTATCACTCAGACAACTTGGCTACCCAATGGAAGGTCCTCCAGAGGCGAAATCTTTGGAAGCTTTCTTATTACTTGACTTTGGGGTTGAGAATGCTAACTTGTTCCAACGAATCAAAGAGGCTTGGAAGAATGTCAATAGAAAAGGGAAAGCTGATTTGGGGAGAGcaaatgggattacaaaagaaccGTATTTTCATTGGGTAAAGGAAAGGGTGGAGATGATTAAAATGTCATTTGTCATTCGGACACCTGCACCTCTTCCTAAACCTAAGCTCACCCACGTCTCTATTGAAGAAGTGGAGGAACTCAAGACCATCATGGCAAAgctagaaaaagagaatgaagagttgCAGATAAAACTCCTACAAACCATCAATGAGAAAAACACCATGAAGTGGGAGCTTGAGAGAAAAGAGGCACAGCTTCAGGCACATGTGGAAAAATTCAACAAAGGGGAGCATAAGAGGAAAAAGATCAAAGTGTGA